The sequence TGTACTGAGTTTTGGGCCCAATTGACTAGATGAGTGGGcttttagaattagggtttgctCACAAACTATAAATAGCACATCTATTGGAAAACTAGAGGATCAACTCATTcaagcaacacacttgtaatatgtaactctctctcaaagtatagtgaaaccaacgaagaacctctcgtggacgtaggtcttgatggccgaaccacgtaaatccgtgtgtcatttatcgctttctaatttctagtttaggtgttggtgatttcGTGCTTCACCACTTTTCATTTATAATACTAGCAGTAAGAACGTGCGATGCACGTTGAACACGTGTGATATTGTACTatgtaaataaaattcatagatattattatatagttttgaatatttgtattaattaattatttttattaaattgatttattcatttgactataattgtaatttaaaaaaggaATCAATGCAActattaattgataaatttaaatgtaataaagtaatattcataatatatatacctctaaataaaaatgcaaaaagatCTATGAAAAATATCCTAAATTATCTAAAGTATGGGGCAAgacgaattttaaattttttcttgtttgattttgacgaTTGAGGatcttttcttcttatttttggttTGCAACAAAATATTGTTCAACGGCATATCGTCGTCACTTGTAATCtcaatttgcaacaaaatatTGTTCAACAGCATAGCGTCGTCACTTGTAATCTCAATGTAGTCATCAAACTTTTTCCTAGTtaccattttctttttcttttgtgatgggattattttttttgattTCTCGGGTGAATGATTCTTTTCTTCCACTTGAGTCGGCTCTTCTTCAATATCTCCAACATCGATGCTTGGTTGGGTTTTTTGGATTGCATTTGCCACAATATTGAGACTTCCCCGTTGATCGAATTTTATAGACTTGAGCATTATCATGAAGTCGGCTCTTCTTCAATATCTCCAACATCGATGCTTGGTTGGGTTTTTTGGATTGCATTTGCTACAATATTGAGATTTCCCCGTTGATAGAATTTTATAGATTTGAGCATCGTCATGAAGCGAATTTCTGTGCTCGCTTGTGTGCTTAATCCTCTATAGTATGTGGAGTATGTTTTACCctgtgaaaatatataattgttataattacgtaatatcaaattttgtaatatgaactatttaaattatagtaaaaaATCTTAATTTACCTCTTTGATTGAAGAAAGATATTCATCCACAGAGCATCCTACATATACCTTTGCCGCTAAATTTTTGAgctaaataattgaaaaataaatttttgagctAAAATtaccaacaatatccttgctcGACTTTCTTTGATAATTGGATTTAATgaaaaacaatttaaattataaatactttcatttgcaaaaatgcataATGCAAATCATTTCATGCTCAACTCATATAACAAGTAATTAcacttaaaatataataataataataataataataataataataataattattattattattattattattataatctTATgcaatttccattttttttctctttaaaataataaataatcaaacttaaatataaagtctaattaatttaaataaaatatgcagCCCAAAAATTTAATCAATATGTAGAAGcccaaacttaaattaaatcaaccCAAGACATATATAAAATTCGCAGCCCAtgctttaaaataaataataacgcAGCCCAACaggattataaaaaaaatcggctCACAACTAAAAACCCAAACctatttccatttttttaaaacaaaccCACCCCCTTCTTCTTCAACATTTCTCACGCATACACACACTCACAGGTACTGATTGAAGAAAAATAAGCAAACACACAAAAGCAAGAGAGATATTAATGTAAAACCTAATTAGAGCTATTACATATAACTTCGAAGTTGGGGCTTTCCAAGCTCTGCACTGCTTCGTTCTTACGCCGAAGCCTAACTTGAACATGAAATGGAAGATCTTCCCCTTGTAATTCCACTTGTTCCTCTACGATCTCCTTTGCGCACATCACAGCAGATTCGCCACAATCGATCATCCATATCTTTAGCAGCGTCGGTATGTCTCCAATTTGAGTCGGGATCTCCTTCAACTCTTCCATCTTTACAAGACAAAGCTTCTCAAGGCGTGGAAAGATGGAGTTCGATTCCGCAGTCCAATGCTCCAAACTGGGACACGAATCCAATTCCAAGTATTTGAGGGAAGGGAATTGGCCTTCAACCATTTCCCACTTGCCTGTTCCAAAGCATCCCTTATACAACTTGAACTTCTCGAGAAGGGGCAATGCACCtatcttttccaacattttttcCCATTCCAAGCCATGACTCATCCCAAGagtcaacttcttgaggctttGGGGGAATGTTAGCACATACGGAGCAGCTCTAAAATCATTCCAACAATCTACGCGGAGGGATTCCAATTTACACAGACGTTTGATATTGTTCagacaataataataatcatcttGCTCgattatatcaaaataaattatccCCAATTTTTTGATATTGGGAATTCTCTTAACCACCTCTTCACTGCACTTGAAATTTGCTATTTCCTCAAGCACCAATAGATTCTCCATGACAACGACATCATCACTCGAAGGTTCTGGAAGATAAAATCTTCCTATAGTCATTTCAATATGCCTAAGTTGTGGCATTCTCCAAATCTCAACAGGTGCAGTGAACTCCTTCCAATTACAAGAAACAATCAATATGTGCAGATTCCAGAAGCGAGTAAACGAGGTAAAGATCGAGGACATGCTACCAACTTCACCAGCAAGGTGGCGCAAGTTAACATACTGAGCATCTTTAAAATAAGGAAACTTGTTTGCATGTAATGTTCTAAGCAACCTGGAATTCTTAATACGCGGTACTCTCCCATATTCACTGATAATGGAACGAGCACGTGGCATAGACTGCAAGTCGCCAAGGACTTTCTTCTTAGGcatgttcctgggtataacaaCACGGTGTTGGCTACTCATGCCTCGAGGACTAGATTGCCCTATCACATGATAGAACCCATCTTTCTTGCTCTGGTTCAAGCATAAATCCCTcaacaaatcatgaattttgACAAATTTTATGCTTCCTGTAGACCCCACTTTATCAACTAGAATGAGATTTCTATCAACCAAGTCCCGTAAGAACTCTATGGCAATAGTTTCCAAACTTTTGCCATTCATGGGTTTTAAAAATCCTTCAGAAACCCATAGCTTCTTGAGTTTTGAGACTTTAACCGAATTATCCTCCTCAAACACTCCCATATACAAAAAACATGGCTTTAAATAAACTGGCAAATGATTATAGCTCATTTTCAACAGTTCCATGCAAAACTTATCATTATCCAAATTCACTTCTGAAGCTAAGTTCTGACTAATTGATACCCAAACTCCTAGAGTGTGTTCCCTATTTTTCAAAATACCCCCAACTACAACAATTGATAAAGGAAGTCCTCTGCAATTCTCTACTATTTTCTTTCCAATTTTCTCTAACTCATGAGGGCAACTTCCAGCCCCAAACACAATTTTTGAGAAGAGTTCCCAACTTCTAACCTCATCTAAAAATTCCATTTGAAGGCTAAAATTGTTGTTCAATTGGGAACTTAAGTATGAAAGCCTAGTCGTCACTATTATCCGACTATAATTCTCATTTTCGGGAAAGAAACGTTGTATCCTATCCCAAGCATCAAtgctccacatatcatccacCACAATTAGAAACCTTCTACCCATCAAATGCTGGTAGAGCTCAAATCCTAGTTCATCTTCACTCTTTTCACTCAGTTGTTCCTTGCTTTTTTTAGTGGCTTGAGAAACAAGTTCACAAAGAATTTCCCTTGTGTTGTATTGTTGAGAAATAGTAGCCCAAGCACAAACATCAAAACGCTGCTCAATAATTTTCTTTGAATAAACAGTTTtggcaagagtggtcttacctaTCCCGCCCATTCCTGTGATCGGGATGACTTGGCGCTCGTGTTGGTCCGAAACGAGCATTTCCAAGATTCCATTCACGACACCCTCGGACCACACCACCATGCCACTACTGTTCTTCCCAGTTGAAGAAGAAGCAGAGACGAAGCTACGCAGCTTATCATGGATCACCACCTTCTCTGTATTCCTCTGCATCGCCAAACTCTTGATCTGATCCATTTCTTGTCTAACATTTTGCACATCTCGAAACAAGTTCatctcttcatcatcatcatcatgattTGATGAGACAGAGTTATAAGTTTCTCTAGATCTGCTCAGCTGAATCTTGGCCACGATACGAGATTCGATGGCGTCTTCAGCTGCATAAGCTGCATCTGCAATACGCATctccaagggatctgcttcgtCGGAAACAGGGGAGTTATAAGCTTCGAGAAACTCCTGCAAGAACATGACATTTTCAGTGAGGGATTGAACTTGTTGTTTGTTGAGAGAAATCGGAGGAGAATGGTGGTGCTCGAGGTCGTCTATGATATGCATTAGAGAAACCAAGGCTGCGTAGGCCGCCATGATCGATATCAGTTGAAGGGAAACAGAGTATAATTCTGAGAATTTTGGACAACAATTTGATAGAATCTTAATGTTTCTGATACTGTGTGAAAGCTGTAGAGCCAACCGACGTATCTTATCTTAGCAGTTGGCAATAATGTGAAAGCTGAAGGTAGAAGAAAGCTAGCCACATAATGTTTTGATAATAATTGAGGAGAGATATATATGCATTGTGACTTACAGATTCTCCTTATAACTAGCAGTAAGAACGTGCGATGCACGTTACTATGTAAATATAATTGatagatattattatataattctgaatatttgtatttttttattaatttgatttttactatgtaaataaaattcatagatatttttatatagttttgaatatttgtatgaattcatttgactataattgtaatttaaaaaaggaataaatgcaactattaatgaataaatttaaatgcAATAAAGTAGTATTCATAATATACC comes from Salvia miltiorrhiza cultivar Shanhuang (shh) chromosome 3, IMPLAD_Smil_shh, whole genome shotgun sequence and encodes:
- the LOC131015782 gene encoding putative late blight resistance protein homolog R1A-10 → MAAYAALVSLMHIIDDLEHHHSPPISLNKQQVQSLTENVMFLQEFLEAYNSPVSDEADPLEMRIADAAYAAEDAIESRIVAKIQLSRSRETYNSVSSNHDDDDEEMNLFRDVQNVRQEMDQIKSLAMQRNTEKVVIHDKLRSFVSASSSTGKNSSGMVVWSEGVVNGILEMLVSDQHERQVIPITGMGGIGKTTLAKTVYSKKIIEQRFDVCAWATISQQYNTREILCELVSQATKKSKEQLSEKSEDELGFELYQHLMGRRFLIVVDDMWSIDAWDRIQRFFPENENYSRIIVTTRLSYLSSQLNNNFSLQMEFLDEVRSWELFSKIVFGAGSCPHELEKIGKKIVENCRGLPLSIVVVGGILKNREHTLGVWVSISQNLASEVNLDNDKFCMELLKMSYNHLPVYLKPCFLYMGVFEEDNSVKVSKLKKLWVSEGFLKPMNGKSLETIAIEFLRDLVDRNLILVDKVGSTGSIKFVKIHDLLRDLCLNQSKKDGFYHVIGQSSPRGMSSQHRVVIPRNMPKKKVLGDLQSMPRARSIISEYGRVPRIKNSRLLRTLHANKFPYFKDAQYVNLRHLAGEVGSMSSIFTSFTRFWNLHILIVSCNWKEFTAPVEIWRMPQLRHIEMTIGRFYLPEPSSDDVVVMENLLVLEEIANFKCSEEVVKRIPNIKKLGIIYFDIIEQDDYYYCLNNIKRLCKLESLRVDCWNDFRAAPYVLTFPQSLKKLTLGMSHGLEWEKMLEKIGALPLLEKFKLYKGCFGTGKWEMVEGQFPSLKYLELDSCPSLEHWTAESNSIFPRLEKLCLVKMEELKEIPTQIGDIPTLLKIWMIDCGESAVMCAKEIVEEQVELQGEDLPFHVQVRLRRKNEAVQSLESPNFEVICNSSN